One window from the genome of Paracoccus zhejiangensis encodes:
- a CDS encoding shikimate dehydrogenase family protein: MTTTDTKTLQLGLIGDNIARSRSPLLHVLAGRQNRVEVSYRRLIPRDLGQDFDQVFADCAKGGFRGINVTYPYKERGAAKVRIDDPLVRAIGAVNTVIFGANGPEGHNTDYSGFVSAYRLVRGETPPGAVLMIGTGGVGRAVAFGLIALGASALRLVDRDQAKAEALAEDLRRAAPSMTVSVHDHAEAAAKGVQGVINCTPVGMVGYEGTPIAGEALAGAEWAFDAVYTPPDTQFLTDAAAHGLKVVSGWELFFFQGVHAWKLFAGLPLDTAALRHELMTTEEVV, encoded by the coding sequence ATGACCACGACCGACACCAAGACCCTGCAACTGGGCCTGATCGGCGACAATATCGCCCGCTCGCGCTCGCCCCTGCTGCATGTGCTGGCGGGGCGGCAGAACCGGGTCGAGGTCAGCTATCGCCGGCTGATCCCGCGTGATCTCGGTCAGGATTTCGATCAGGTCTTTGCCGACTGTGCCAAGGGCGGGTTCCGCGGCATCAACGTCACCTATCCCTACAAGGAGCGCGGGGCGGCCAAGGTCAGGATCGATGATCCGCTGGTTCGTGCCATCGGTGCCGTCAACACGGTGATCTTCGGGGCAAACGGCCCCGAAGGCCACAACACCGACTATTCGGGCTTCGTCTCGGCCTATCGGCTGGTGCGCGGCGAGACCCCGCCCGGCGCAGTGCTGATGATCGGCACCGGCGGTGTCGGTCGCGCCGTGGCCTTCGGGCTGATCGCGCTTGGCGCCTCGGCGCTGCGGCTGGTCGACCGCGATCAGGCCAAGGCCGAGGCGCTGGCCGAGGACCTGCGCCGCGCCGCGCCCTCGATGACGGTCAGCGTCCATGACCATGCGGAAGCCGCCGCCAAGGGCGTGCAGGGGGTGATCAACTGCACCCCGGTCGGCATGGTCGGCTACGAGGGTACGCCCATCGCGGGCGAGGCTCTGGCGGGCGCCGAATGGGCCTTCGATGCCGTCTATACCCCGCCCGACACGCAATTCCTGACCGATGCGGCAGCGCATGGGCTGAAGGTCGTCTCGGGCTGGGAACTGTTCTTCTTCCAGGGCGTCCACGCCTGGAAGCTGTTTGCGGGCCTGCCGCTTGATACCGCCGCGCTGCGCCACGAGCTGATGACGACGGAAGAAGTGGTATGA